Genomic window (Streptomyces sp. TG1A-60):
GTGCGTCCGCCTCGCGGGTGCCGTGGAGGGCATCTACCTGGAACGCCCCGCCCCTGCCCTCAGCCGCCTCGACGCGGCGGTCTCCCGCCTGACCGCTCTGGGCCGCACCGAGGAGACCGAGCCGCTGATCTCCCTGGCGGCCAGGCTGCGCGACGAGGAGTGACGCGACGGTGCCGGGGCGACATCCCGCCCCGGCACCGGGGCCCGCCTCCGCGGACCATCTCGCGGATGTACTCGCGTTCGGACTCGGCCAAGCCGGCGAAGAACGCGAAGAGGGCGGCGCCGTGCCCGGAAGGGTCGTGGACCCCTTGGAGGGGCCCGGTGAGCAGTTCGAGCTCGATGTCGCCGGTGCGCAGGCCGTCGGCGATGGGACAGGAGTTCCGCGGCGCCGCGTCCGAGGCGCTTCATCTGGCAGCGGAGCGTCGCACTCCTTGCAGGTGCCGCGTGTGCCTTCCAGGGTGTCCCGGAGGGCGGAGGGGTCCCGGCCGGGCGCGGCGCCGAGGCGGCTGAAGCTGGGGGCGCCTTTGTGGAGGGGCGGTCCGCAGAGGTAGTCCCGCAGGTAGCCGGCCTTGAGGTGGTTGGCGTGGGCGAGGCGGACGATAAAGGATTCGGTGCCTTCGCCCGGAATTCTCGCGTTACGACCCGGACCACGGGAGACATGCGGCCCGGCCGCACTTCCCGTCTCCCTTGGTCCGTGGCCCTGGGTACCCGGGGCGGCCTCCGAGGCAACAGGCGCTACGGCGACTCCGAGGCCCCGATAGAGCACGAGGCCGTGAGGCCCGCGCGCCGCTGGGTCGATGACCGCGGCACCGCCGGGTACTTTCGCGGCCATGCGTATCACTGCACCGCGCACGCACGGCGGCACTCCCGCGTCCCCGCACACCACGTCCGTCGCGGTACTGATGGAACTGCTCAGGAACGACGCGTCCGGTGGGCATGTGAAGTGCTGGGAGCGGTTCGCCGAGGCGGCGGCCCGGCGCGCGGACGAGGGAGCCGGCCTCGACCTGACCGTCTATGTGCTCGGGCATCACGAACACGTCGAGGAACTCTCGCCCCATGTGCGGTTCGTCGCCGTTCGGCCGGTGCTGAGCACGGCCGCGATCATGCCCGCGGTGGGCGGCGTGGACATCACCGACCTCGTACCCCACCACCCCCGCCTCGCCGGGCTACTGCCCCGGCACGATGTCTGGCACCTCACCCACACCTTCGCGTTCGCGTCGACCGCCGTCCGGCTCGCCCGCCGTGCCGACCCGGCGTCCCGCCCGGGTCTCGTGGCCTCGCTGCACACGGACGTCCCGGCACTCGCCTCCGTCTACACCCGTCAGGCGATGGACAGGGTGCCCGGCCTGTCCCGGCTGTCCGGCGGCCCCGCGGCCGGGTTGCCGTACCTGGTCGGGGAACTCGCCCGGCGCCGGCGCGACCGGCTGCTGCGTCGCTGCGACCGGGTGCTCGCGTCGTCGCCCGAGGCATGCGAGGAGATCGGTGCGATCACCGGCCCCGATCGTGTGTCCCTGCTGCGCCGCGGTGTCGATCACGAGCGGTTCCGGTCCGATCCGGCGGCCCGCCGCGAGCTGGCCCGTGTCCACGGGATCCCAGCGGACACGCCGCTCGTGCTGTTCGTAGGCCGGGCGGATGCCTCCAAACGCCTCCCGCTCCTCGCGGAGGCCGTCCTGCGCCTCAGGCACCGGGGCCACCGCGCGCATCTGGTGGTCGTTGGCTCCGGTGCCGCCACCGGCCTCGTCACCCGACTGCTGGGTCCCGACGTGACACACCTCGGGCCGCAGCCGCAGGAGTGGCTGGCACGGGTGTACGCCGGCTGCGACGTCTTCGCGCTGCCGTCGCACACGGAGACCGTCGGGAATGTCGTCGCCGAGGCGATGGCCTGCGGTCTGCCCGTGGTCCTGCCGGAGTGCGCCGCGACGACACAGTGGCTGGCCGCCCCCGGAGGCGACGGCCTCCTGGTGCGGGACGACACCCAGGAGGGCTGGACCCGGGCGCTGGAGGACCTGCTCGCCCGGCCGGAGGCACGGCGGGCGATGGGACGGCAGGCGGCCCGGACCGCGCGGACCAGGCATCCCACGTGGACGCGAGTGCTGGAGGAGGATCTCCTGCCCGTGTGGCAGGAGGCCGCCGGGACGGTCGAGAGAGCAGGCGCACTCCGTTCCTGAGCGGCGTTCACCGCCCGGCACCATGGGGCGGCTCGCCCCGGGGCGACGACCGCCCGCCCGTTCCGTGCCCCGCTGCGGATTCCTGCCGCCGTGTGTCCCGCTGGTGCAGTGCCGTGATCGCCGGTGACGTGTCCAGGCAGAGAATGCCGACGACGGTCGCGGCCACACCGGTGACCGTGAGCGCCGTGAGCGGCCATCCCACGTGCAACGTCTCGCCGAACAACGTGGCCCCCACTGCCACGGCGACGACCGGCTCGGCGGTGTCGATCACCGTCACCGAGGCGGCGAGCGGCCCCTCCCGGAACGCGCTCTGGATCAACAGCAGTCCGCCGATGCTCGCGATGACGAGGAGGTATGTCTGCCAGGCCGAGAGAACGGCGACGAAACCACGTGGCATCCGGGCCACGGTGGCGGCGAGCAGCACTGACTGGAACCCCATCACCGTACCTGCGGCCAGGGCCGTGAAGGACGCTCGCCCCACCCCCGCGACATACGCGCGCGCGACCAGGGCGCAGACCACCACGGCGGCGACCGCTCCCAGCGCGAGGAGCCAGGGACCGAGGCGCGCCGTCGCCGGATCCCCGCCAGTGGGCCGGGCCGTGGCCAAAGCGGCGGCCAGGCCGGCTGCCACCGCCAGTGTGCCGCTCCACTCGCGCACCCCCAGCCGCACCCGGTGCAGGCGGGCCGACAGCGGGATGGCGAAGACGAGCTCGCAGATGATCAACGGCTGCACCAGGCTGAGCGGACCGAACGCCAGCGCCAGGGACTGAAACCCGTACGCCACAACGGCCAGCCCGATGCCGGACAGCCACATCGGCTGCCGCAGCAGGTGCCACAGCAGCCGCCAGGACAACGCCTCCTCGGCCGGCCGGGTGCTCGCCGAGCGCTGCTGGAGCACACCGGCCACCGCGAAGCAGACACCCGCGGCGAGGGAGGCGAGAACGGCGACGGTCATCCGCAAGCCGGCGTTCCGAAGCGGCGGGGCGCCGCGTCAGCCCCGCGACCGCGGCGGCCTGGCATGCGTGGACAGCCGTTGCCGGTCGCCGATGTCGACGGGCCGGGGCGGCGGAAGCTCGTAGCGCACCGGGAGGCGATCGTCGGCGAGCCGCGGTTCGAGGGTGCGGACGGCGTTGCGCCTCCACGGCATGCGGGCGAAGTCGGCCTGCCCGTGCGGCACGTTGCGGGCGACACGGCACGCCGCCAGGGCGGTACGCAGCCCGAGGTGCTTGCGGTCGATCACCGTCTGGGCGCCCACGCGTTCCCGGTGGAACCCCTCCAGCGGCAGCCGGCTCGGCACCACGGCGTGCCGGATGTCAAAGAGCCGGTTGTCTCCTGTGATCATGCGGCGGGACTCGGTGTGCCAGGTCTCAGTGCCCGGGTACGGCGTCATGACCGTCGGACGCACGATCTCCGGCATCGTCTGCGCGGACTTCCGCACCAGCCGGAAGCGCGCGGCATCCCGGTCCGGGTCCACGACCAGGTCGATCGCCACGTCGATGCCCAGCTTCCGTGCACGCTCCAGCGCACGGAAGTCGTCGTCGCTGCTGATCCGCTTGCGGCACCGGTCGAGCCTCTCGCGGTCGAGGGCCCCATGCCGAGGAACGTGTACCGCAATCCCCGCGAGGCGGCGTGGGCGACGTCGCGTACGTGGGCGAGGTTGCGCTGGGTGCTCCACGGTGCGGGCCTCCTGAACGAGGGGGAAGGGCGGCATGCGGTGGTCCCGGGGGCTGCTCCGAGAGCTCGCGCATCAGCGCGTCGAGCCGCTCCGAGGGCGGCTCCGGTACGGCGGTGTGGCGCTTCCGGGGCAGGTCGGCGGCTGCGGTGGACATGAGCCTCCGGAAGTGTCGGGCCGAGTGGGGCGCCCGGCGGTGGATGCCGTCGCGCACTGCCCGGCAAGCGGTGAGTGGGGACCAACGCGTCACGCATGGCGCCGCTGTCGTTGCCGTCCGGGCAGGGGCGAGCTTTCCCGCGGCGAGCCGCAGTGTCCACGTCAGTCTCGGAGTCACCCTTCGGCCATGCCCTGAAACACGGCATGACCCATGTGCGGGAACCCTGTCCGTCACGCGAGTGACGTCATAGGCCGACCGGTTGCAGAGTGTGCCGGGCGGCAGTTGTGAGTCCGACCCGCCGTACCTGTCACCGGGGCAGGGGCGACTGGTTCTGGGCATTCCCCGGACCCCGGGCGCGTTGGCTGCGACTGGAACCCGCCGACAGTACGCCGTGCCACGGAATCGTCGGGCACGACACACTTCGCCTCCCCTTCGGAACCCGCGCCGGTCGAGCCGGGGGTCAGGCCCGCGGCAGCCAGACCGAGCACGGTGATCACCGCGCCGATCCAGCAGTCGTTTCAGACGACGCCGACCCGTGCGCCGTGTCTTCTGGTGTTCGCCGACTCGTGCCGCAACGCCTGTGGGAACGGGGCGTGACGCGGGTGTACGGCCATTCCGGAGACGGGAGCAACGGACTGCTCGGCGCCTTCGACCGGCAAAGGGGGCCTGGAGTTCATGCGGTCGACGGGCCGCTCACCCGTCCGGACGCGCTGGGCAGGGCATGAGGGAGGGCGGCGGCCAGGATGGAGGGTGCTGTCCCAGGTAAGAGGTCCGGAGCCGTCCGCTGCGCGGCCGGACGGGTGAATGAGAGTGCCTTGATCCGCAGGAAGAGCGGGTCGTCGAGCACCGATCGACGGAGTACCGCCGGTCTTGGGCCCTTCGGCGGACGGTGGTTCCGGCCCGCCCCCGTGGAGCCCCCTGACGGCTGCCGCCCGGCCGCCGTCCCCGTCCGCCGTCCACCGAGGTGACCATGCGCCTGCTTCTCGTCCATCCCAGCTCCCTGATGTACTCGGAGATCTTCCTGCGTCTGGAGCCGCTCGGCCTGGAGCGGGTGGCCGGCGCTGCCCGCGACGCGGGCCACGAGGTGAGGATCGTGGACCTGCAGGTGACCGGCACCAAGGAACTGGCCCGCGAGTTCACCTCCTTCCGCCCCGACGCCCTCGGCGTCTCCCTGAACTACCTGGCCAACATCCCCGAGGCGATCGGCCTCGCCCACGCGGCCAAGCGCGCCGCCCCGGACTGCTTCGTCTTCTTCGGCGGGCACAGCGTGTCCTTCGTGGCGGAGGACGTGCTCGCACAGGCCGCGGGGGCCGTGGACGCGGTGATCCGCGGCGAAGGGGAACCGGCCGTGGTTCCGCTGCTGGAAGCGGTGCGTGACGGAGGGCTGGAGGGCGTGCCGGGAATCGTCACTCCGACGGGCCGTGGCCCCGAACCGCGGATGCTGCACGGCATCGACAGCCCCGCGCCGGCGCGCGACCTGACGCGGCACCGGCGCAGGTACTTCATCGGGGAACTGGATCCCTGCGCGTCGATCGAGTTCACCCGAGGTTGCCCGTGGGACTGCTCCTTCTGCTCCGCCTGGACCTTCTACGGCCGCAGCTACCGCAAAGCCTCCCCCGAGGCGGCCGGCGCGGAGATGGCGAGCATCCGGGAACCGAACGTGTTCATCGTCGACGACGTCGCCTTCATCCGGCCCGAGCACGGGCACGCCATCGCCGCCGAGCTGGAACGCCGCAGGATCCGCAAGCACTACTACCTGGAGACCCGCAGCGACGTCCTGCTGCGTAACGAGGAGGTCTTCCAGCGCTGGGCCCGACTCGGCCTGAAGTACATGTTCCTCGGCATGGAGGCCATCGACGCCGAGGGACTGGACCTGTACCGCAAACGGGTCAGCCCCGACGACAACTTCCGCGCCCTGGAAGTGGCACGCCGGCTCGGCCTCAGCGTGGCGATCAACCTCATCGTGGACCCGGCGTGGGACGAGGAACGCTTCCGTGTCGTCCGTGAGTTCGCGCTCGCCGTCCCGGAGATCGTGCACCTGACGGTGATGACGCCCTACCCCGGAACGGAGATCTGGCACACCGAGTCCCGCAGGCTCACCACCCGCGACTACCGGCTGTTCGACATCCAGCACGCCGTGGTGCCCACCACCTTGCCGCTGGACGTCTTCTACCGCGAACTGGTGAAGACCCAGTCGGTCATCAACCGCAAGCACCTCGGCCTGCGGACCGCGGCGGGCGCCCTACGCGTCCTGGGCGGCAACCTCGCCCGCGGACAGACCAACTTCGCCCGCATGCTGTGGAAATTCAACCGTGTCTACAACCCCGCACGGCAGTTGGCCGACCACCGCCGCCCGGTGCGCTACGAGCTCCCGCTCCCGCGGCATCTGGACGTCGGTGACCGCCGCAAGCTGTACGTCCACACCCGGCCGGCCGGCCGACGCGACGCCGGACGGGCAGAATAGGACGGTGCCGCACGCGGACATCCACGGCTACCGCACGATCATCGGGTGAACGCGCTTGACCTGCAAGAAGTATGCAAAGGGAGCGCAGGACTCGGCGCATGGAGCGTTGCGCTTCTCGAGAAGGGGAACGGTGGAAGACCGTGTGCCCTGTGGCCCCATGGGGCCACAGGATCCTTACCAGCGCAGTCATGGATCCCACCCGCGCTGCTCGGCTCAGTGTCCGGTTCCATCCGGACGGAGACCCGGCACCCGGAAGCTGGAGCAACTCGTCGTGCCGGTTACCTCCTCTTCGCCCGGGTCGAGATCTTCTCGGAGAAGATCCGCGGGGCCGGATGACGTCGTTCCGAGACTGGCTCATCGCGGTAGGACGTCAGCTCGCACATCAGCCGGGACCGGCTCAGGACCTGGAGGTCCACGACGCGGGGGCGTACGCCAGGGCACTGGGTGGACGAGCAGCAGACGCGCTGTCACCTTGCTACCGGCTCGGGGACGGGGCGTGTCCGAACTTCTGATGGCGGGTGGTCAAAACGAACCTGCCCGTGCCTGTCCCTGCGTACGGCCATTCAGCAGCACTGGACGTTGCGAAAGGAGTGGTTTTTCTGGTGCGTCGGTACGGGGGGGCTCCGGGGGCGTGGCGCTGAGGAAAGCACCGGGTAATGGAACGGCATCGTGGGATCCGGACGTACCGGTTGATGTGCCGCTCCGGACGATGAAACCGGAGGTGTTCCGCGGTACCGCCCATACACTCCGACGGATCGTCGACCAGACCGAAGCGTAGGGAGACAGCCCGATGACGCACTCCGGAAATCTCAAGGCGAATTCCGGATTTCCTCCGGCGGCGGCCACGGCTGGACCCGGCACGCACACGAGAATGCAGGAGTCAGCGCGACGGGGCGCCTCGGGCGTGGCACTGGTGACGGGGGCGTCCTCGGGCATCGGCGCTGCGATCGCGAGACGGTTCGCCGCGGGCGGGTGGCAGCTTCTCCTCAGCGGGCGGGACCGGCGTCGCCTGGAGGAGACGGCCGCCGGTACGTCGGCCGTCGTCCTGCCCATCGATCTCGCCGCCGCGGACGGTCCTCGCCTGCTGGCCTCGTCCGCGCTCGATGTGGCTGGGCAGATCGACGTGCTCGTCGCCGCGGCCGGGATCGGCTGGTCCGGGCCCTTCGTCACCATGCCGCACGCGGCCATCGACGGGATGCTGACCGTGAACCTTGACGCCACGCTCCACCTCGTGCGGGAGGTACTGCCCTCCATGGTGGCGGCCGGACAGGGACGCGTCGTGCTCATCGGATCCGTCGCGGGAACGGTCGGCGTGCGCGACGAGGCGGTGTACTCGGCCGCCAAGGGAGCGGTGGCCGTGTTCGCCGAGGCACTGCGGCAGGAGCTGCGGGGCACCGGAGTCCGTGTGACGCACGTCGTACCGGGGGCGGTGGACACGGCATTCTTCGAACGGCGGGGCACACCGTACCGCCGGGCCCGGCCGCGCCCGGTTCCCGCCGGTCGGGTCGCCGACGCGGTCTGGGACGGCCTTGAGCACGGACGTGACGACGTCTACGTGCCCTCCTGGCTGCATCTGCCGGGCC
Coding sequences:
- the hpnR gene encoding hopanoid C-3 methylase HpnR, which translates into the protein MRLLLVHPSSLMYSEIFLRLEPLGLERVAGAARDAGHEVRIVDLQVTGTKELAREFTSFRPDALGVSLNYLANIPEAIGLAHAAKRAAPDCFVFFGGHSVSFVAEDVLAQAAGAVDAVIRGEGEPAVVPLLEAVRDGGLEGVPGIVTPTGRGPEPRMLHGIDSPAPARDLTRHRRRYFIGELDPCASIEFTRGCPWDCSFCSAWTFYGRSYRKASPEAAGAEMASIREPNVFIVDDVAFIRPEHGHAIAAELERRRIRKHYYLETRSDVLLRNEEVFQRWARLGLKYMFLGMEAIDAEGLDLYRKRVSPDDNFRALEVARRLGLSVAINLIVDPAWDEERFRVVREFALAVPEIVHLTVMTPYPGTEIWHTESRRLTTRDYRLFDIQHAVVPTTLPLDVFYRELVKTQSVINRKHLGLRTAAGALRVLGGNLARGQTNFARMLWKFNRVYNPARQLADHRRPVRYELPLPRHLDVGDRRKLYVHTRPAGRRDAGRAE
- a CDS encoding DMT family transporter, with product MTVAVLASLAAGVCFAVAGVLQQRSASTRPAEEALSWRLLWHLLRQPMWLSGIGLAVVAYGFQSLALAFGPLSLVQPLIICELVFAIPLSARLHRVRLGVREWSGTLAVAAGLAAALATARPTGGDPATARLGPWLLALGAVAAVVVCALVARAYVAGVGRASFTALAAGTVMGFQSVLLAATVARMPRGFVAVLSAWQTYLLVIASIGGLLLIQSAFREGPLAASVTVIDTAEPVVAVAVGATLFGETLHVGWPLTALTVTGVAATVVGILCLDTSPAITALHQRDTRRQESAAGHGTGGRSSPRGEPPHGAGR
- a CDS encoding SDR family NAD(P)-dependent oxidoreductase — its product is MQESARRGASGVALVTGASSGIGAAIARRFAAGGWQLLLSGRDRRRLEETAAGTSAVVLPIDLAAADGPRLLASSALDVAGQIDVLVAAAGIGWSGPFVTMPHAAIDGMLTVNLDATLHLVREVLPSMVAAGQGRVVLIGSVAGTVGVRDEAVYSAAKGAVAVFAEALRQELRGTGVRVTHVVPGAVDTAFFERRGTPYRRARPRPVPAGRVADAVWDGLEHGRDDVYVPSWLHLPGRVRGVAPALYRRLLGRFG
- a CDS encoding glycosyltransferase, producing MRITAPRTHGGTPASPHTTSVAVLMELLRNDASGGHVKCWERFAEAAARRADEGAGLDLTVYVLGHHEHVEELSPHVRFVAVRPVLSTAAIMPAVGGVDITDLVPHHPRLAGLLPRHDVWHLTHTFAFASTAVRLARRADPASRPGLVASLHTDVPALASVYTRQAMDRVPGLSRLSGGPAAGLPYLVGELARRRRDRLLRRCDRVLASSPEACEEIGAITGPDRVSLLRRGVDHERFRSDPAARRELARVHGIPADTPLVLFVGRADASKRLPLLAEAVLRLRHRGHRAHLVVVGSGAATGLVTRLLGPDVTHLGPQPQEWLARVYAGCDVFALPSHTETVGNVVAEAMACGLPVVLPECAATTQWLAAPGGDGLLVRDDTQEGWTRALEDLLARPEARRAMGRQAARTARTRHPTWTRVLEEDLLPVWQEAAGTVERAGALRS